A window of Anabas testudineus chromosome 7, fAnaTes1.2, whole genome shotgun sequence genomic DNA:
GGAGATTATTTCTGGATTTGACAGATGGCATCATGTTATGATTGGTTTCTATGTTACCTATAAGGAAAGGTAAGTCACAGTCAATCTGTGGTGTCTATACTATAAACAGTGTGCTTCCaacagcttgtgtttgtgaCATGTTTACTTACCCTTGAGGGCAACTCCATTACGGCGGATGGCTGTGATTGCATTGTTGATATCATTCTCAGTTTCGTCAGCAGAGTTGACATGCACCACCTCAAAATCCACTGGCACACAGCTGAACCTACAGCATGATAACAAACCACGTGATAAGGCAATCGTCTCCTGTTTGTAGTCAAGGCTTTAGAACAAGATTAAGTTTAAGTCTAACCAACCTGAAAACCTCTCTGACATGACTGAGCAGCTCCGGCCCAATTCCATCTCCGGGGATGAGGGTCACAGTGTGTCTACCTCCATACTTTGCAGGTGGGGGCTGTAACATAATATCAACTCTATTAACTGCAATGAACGTATAGCATACCACTGGTGACTTGGCAACTTTAAACCCATATACGGCAAATGACGTATATATATTTCATCAGCTACTTACAATGTTGTCGCCCTGTTGTTGTAGATGGACAGCAAGGAAGGCAATGGGACAAGAGTTACTTTGACAGCTGTGTATGagaacacattaaaaacaagtaatggcaaatgtatttgtattaaaacacCTCCTCCATTAAGAGGACAGAAAACAGATGTATGGAGCCAAcatgttacaataaaacatacaataagTACTCAACGTTATGTAACTAACACAAGCTTATAagctttaatataaaaacacaaatgaatggcagtgattttttttaaatcaaattgcTACGATGATACATTAATTCAGTGCAAAAGGGACAATTAGACTGAATCACAGTCACCTCTATTCATGTAGGACTGAAacccacaaacacatttactcaCAGTGAGCAAGCTCTTATTCCTGTGACTTGTCAAAGTTGTTCCaaaaacctgaaacacaaaataaagagagGTAGTCAGGACGTGTTTGTGATTGAATTCGGGCTGAACACATATCGACGGAAAAAACAGACATCGACACACACCCCTAAAAGATAAGCTTTAATAGGACCAGCTCTTAAACCTCGGTTATGCTTATCGCTTGAGGGGAAAACAATCAGTTAGCTAGAGCTAAATGAACCGTGTGATATTAACCACATGACCTTGTGTTTATAGAAGATAAGTTAACTGAATTTATCTTTCAACGACACTACAACGACCACCCCAGATACGACATAAACGTCGCATTTTGCCTTACTTTAACCGTATTTCCAACACGTCCACGCCAAAAAGGATTAATGACTCTGGACATCGACAGAGCAGCACTGGGAGCAGCCATCTTGAATCTGAAGCAGCCGTCGCGTTCTCGCGGAGAGGTATAGTGCTCGCGCGatagttatttttaatttaatttaattttttattttattttttgctatattccagtatttatttatttgtttaatgacAACTTTCGTGGCAAAGTGAAAGAAAGTCGTGATTTATGACAACTGGGTCCGGTTGCTGGTGCGTTCATGTCGTGTATTTAATCGTAATTAGAAGCGATTGactaaaaacatctttaacatCAAACTCCGCTGTCTGCACCATCAAAATACATTCGGATATTAACGCCATTAATCTTATATTAGGTTTGTATATGCTTTGTATACACAATGTTTAGATCTGCTTCTTGATTTGGGAATAACCCCTGTTTCCCCCTTTACTCCTCATTACACCAATGTTACCTGAATGCAGCATATGCCAAATATAGTCACGTGAGAGTCGCGCAGACTCCGTTGATACGGACGAGGGTTTAGCCGGAAGACGGATGGGATGAAGCTAAACATAGATTTAAATTATTTGCGATATTACGGAAGTTCTGCTGGCCTCAGTCTGGTTTTATTGAAATCTAATTTTCCACGGGAGTGACTCAATGAGGAAACAGCGCAAGTAACAGACCCAAGTGTGAGGAGCGAAGGCGCTTCCTCACCTTTTAATACTAGCAAAGGTGACAACACGTCGAAACTCGCCTTTAGCGCGGAAACAGTAACAGGTGAGTCCTGTCGGTCTTCATTCTTAGCTGCATGTAACGGATTGGATCGATCGGACACTAATCACCTGCTAATCGAAGTAACTTTGTGCTCGTCTTTGCGGTGGTTTGTGTTCATGTCATCCAAAATTCAAACGTCACCTCTACAGAACCATCTTATATGGCCacttgaaaaatgtaaacatgtcgTACTAAACTTTGaatgaaatcatttaaaataaatgattgtaCAAATGTTAGATTACTACAGATTCAGATTATCCATGCTGAATATAACGTACAAATGATTTATGGTGAAATATTGATCTTAACGTTACCCAGTCAGATATAAATCTCCTAGTTAGTACCAGCACACTGGAATCACTGTGTTGTGTCAACATGATCAAGTTTGAATAGTATACAACAGAAAAATAgtagtttaatgtgtgtgtgtgtgtgttcatagaCAGACTGGCCGTTCCAGTGAATCCCAagtgcatgtcattaacttggTGTATTTTGATAATTAAATGTCTTGTCCAACAAAGCTTTTATGTTCATCCTAATAAAGCCACGTTTTTATATTTGTCCAGGTCTGTGAGACAGTTAATCATGAGATTAACAGGTTGGTTGAAATGTTTATTACGTTGCagtttttacttgtttgttcAGTGGTTTCTTTTGTCTGAACTTgagtttcctgtttctcttgaCAGGCCCCCTGAGAGTTgtggctgtgctgctgttggtcGGACTCACCTGGCTGCTGGCAATCACATTATTTGGAGGAGAGAGTGGCTCATCTGTGTGGCATTTCTTCAGTGGTAAGAGAAATAGTGTGGAGATCATTAAGTGACTGACATAAAATTAACTGAGTTAATTCAGGAGGCTCTCTCTTTTATGTTGGATTCCCAAACACTGATTCtctgttttcagacattttagAGACTAGATACACTTGGAGTCTAATCaagaaggaaaataatgaataaaagcatctcCAACTGTTTGTTTAATCTTGATGTGTTTGATGGTCTGtgtataaaatgataaaacaaagtaTGAAACTGTTTTTCAGGTTCCAGTGATGAGCCAACTCCAGGTAAACAGAAGAAAACGCATTACATGACTCTCCCTGTCAAGTTTTCTATTGATAATGTAGTATCCTTATCTTCTACCTTACTGCCATTGATTTATGCATGTTATATTTTAGCAGAACCCCGCCCTCGAAAGTATAAATGTGGACTTTCAGCTCCCTGTCCCCCAAAACACGTGGCTTTCCGTCTGGTCTCTGGTGCTGCTAACGTCATCGGCCCTAAAATTTGCCTAGAGGATAAGATGTGAGATTCAGTGTTTACTAGCTCCTCTCTAttcatgtgtgtctttgtctcccctgctgtgtgttttgttttctgctttgttttttcacactgtgttcattttcttcCCTCTGTGCTATGATAACCAGGCCTCCAAGCCTGTCTGGGGAGCTGAATGCAAGTATTGTTTCAGATTTTGTGTCCCTCATCTCTGTAGATTTGtctgttattgttttgtatttgttgtcgTGTTTTAAGTGCAATGCAGTCTGTATAAACGTGTAGATATATTGAGAGGGCAAAGAGGCGTTCTCCCAATTCTTTGCTTCAACCTCTTGTTCTTGTGTCTCACAGGTTATTGAGCAGCGTGAAGAACAATGTTGGGAGAGGACTGAACATAGCTTTGGTGAATGGTAAGAGTGTCACTTCCTGTGTTCTGTTCATATTTTAGTATCCTGttcactgtgttattttaacACCTGACTAATGCGGCTTTGCTTCAGGGGTGACAGGAGAGCTCTTGGAAACAAAGAACTTCGATATGTGGGCAGGAGGTAATAAAAACCAGTCTTTGTAATATATACTTCACGTCTTTGACGACAACCACCCATCACAGTTCATATCTCATCTAATGTTTGTCTTCAGATGTTACTGACCTGTTGAAGTTTCTTCGTCCGCTCCATGAGGGAACACTTGTGTTTGTGGCTTCCTTTGATGACCCAGCTACAAAGTAAGAATCTGCGATGTGCTGTCAGTTGAAGTtgaataattctttttttttttttaactcttggAAACAACTCATATCAGTTAAAGAgagaagttttattttatcatgatATATAACGAAACGATAAATAGCGAAACTTCAACTGTCACTGTAGGAGATGAGCAGTGTAGTGAAGAATTGGAAggcaaaaaaaacttttttttgtcacctaatactttatttgtatagcaccttTCGTGCAGGTAAATTCAAAGTCTTTTAGACTTGATAGTAGTAATTCAGTTTTGAACctctaaataaaactgaaatccATCTTTGTTGCACTCAAAAGCTTTATAGATAAAAACCATATCAGGGTTATAAAGGCGAAATCAGATAAAGCTTAACCTGCTACCTTGTCCTCATTTCCTGTGTCAGGCTGAACGACGAAGCTCGGCGACTGTTTGAGGAGCTTGGGAGCACGGTAGTGAAGGAACTGGCCTTTAGAGACAGCTGGGTCTTTGTTGGAGCCAAGGGTATCGAGAATAAGAGTCCCTTTGAGCAGGTATGTTACTATAACTACTAATATACTGATAATGCTAGTGTTGTTTACCACTGTTGATGATGCTGATGTGTTTACATTAACTACTTTCAGTAATAGAATAAGTAAAATATGTATTCTGAAAGAGGAGATTGTCTGGGATGTTCTGGAGGTGAAAAGAGGATCATATGAACTGATGACTCTG
This region includes:
- the fam3a gene encoding protein FAM3A isoform X1 — encoded protein: MRLTGPLRVVAVLLLVGLTWLLAITLFGGESGSSVWHFFSGSSDEPTPAEPRPRKYKCGLSAPCPPKHVAFRLVSGAANVIGPKICLEDKMLLSSVKNNVGRGLNIALVNGVTGELLETKNFDMWAGDVTDLLKFLRPLHEGTLVFVASFDDPATKLNDEARRLFEELGSTVVKELAFRDSWVFVGAKGIENKSPFEQRMKNSKSNNKYEGWPESLEMDGCIPLRPPLEA
- the fam3a gene encoding protein FAM3A isoform X2, encoding MRLTGPLRVVAVLLLVGLTWLLAITLFGGESGSSVWHFFSGSSDEPTPEPRPRKYKCGLSAPCPPKHVAFRLVSGAANVIGPKICLEDKMLLSSVKNNVGRGLNIALVNGVTGELLETKNFDMWAGDVTDLLKFLRPLHEGTLVFVASFDDPATKLNDEARRLFEELGSTVVKELAFRDSWVFVGAKGIENKSPFEQRMKNSKSNNKYEGWPESLEMDGCIPLRPPLEA